The window TGGGCGACGCCGCGACCCCCCACCGCCGCCCGGAGCTCGCCCGTGTCTGAGATACTGATCGTCCTCGCGCGCGAGTTCAGGGAGCGGGTCCGGACCCGCGGGTTCGTGCTCACCACCCTCCTCTTCCCCGTTTTCATCGGGGCGCTGACCCTCCTCCCGGCGATGTCGGGCGGGGGCGGCGAGCGGAGGCTGGTGGTGGTGGACGAGGCCCCGGCGGGGATCGGCGAGTACGTGGTGCAGAGCCTATCCCGGCCCCCGGCGGAGGGGGACCGTGACGCGTACACCTACCACCTGGAGCGGGTTGAAGGGCCGCTGGACGCGGTGCGCGGGGAGCTGAGCCGGCGGGTGCTCGCCGAGGAGATCGACGGCTACCTCTACCTCCCGGCGGGGGTGGTGGAGGGGAACGAGATCGAGCTGCGGGCGCGCAACGTCGCCAACTTCCAGGTGGAGCGCGACGTCCGGGTGGCCGTCTCTCAGGCGGTCCAGGCCGCCCGCATGCGCGAGCAGGGGCTGGACGTCACCGAGGTGTCGTCGCTCCTGCGGCCGGTGAAGGTCCAGACGCTCCGCGTGACCCAGCAGGGGGACTCGGCCGAGAGCGGGCGGTCCAGCTTCCTCCTGGGCTACCTCCTGGGGTTCATGGTCTACGCGCTGGTGCTCCTCTACGGGATCAACGTCATGCGCAGCGTGCTGGAGGAGAAGACCAACCGCATCGCGGAGGTGATCGTCAGCTCCATGAAGGCCACGCACCTGATGGCCGGCAAGATCCTGGGCGTGGGCGCGGTGGCCCTGCTGCAGGTTTCCATCTGGGGCGCAATCGCGGCGCTCGCCGTCGCCCGCTCCGGGGGAATCGCGAACCGCCTGGGCCTCCCCGCCGACACGCTCGGCGACTTCCGGGTGGAACCGTGGATCCTCGCCTCGGCGCTGGGCTTCTTCGTCCTGGGCTTCCTCCTCTATGCCGCGCTCTTCGCGGCGGTGGGCGCGGCGGTCAACAGCGAGCAGGAGGCGCAGCAGTTCCAGACGGTGGCCCTCCTCCCGCTCATCGCCCCGCTCCTCTTCCTCCGCCAGGTGATCACCGACCCGCTGGGCCCTACCGCCACCGCGCTCGGCATGATCCCCTTCACCGCGCCGGTCACCATGCCCATGCGCCTGGCCGCCGCCGCCGTCCCCGACTGGCAGGTCGCGGTCTCCCTGGCCGGCACCTTCCTGGCCGTGCTGCTCATGGCCTGGGTGGCCGGGAAGATCTACCGGATCGGGATCCTCAGCACCGGGAAGAAGCCCACGCTGCGGGAGCTGGGGCACTGGCTCCGGGCGGCATGAGCCGTCGAGTGCCCGGCTCGCGGGCCGCTGATTGAAAGAGCCCCGCGCCATCCTGCCGGCGCGGGGCTCCGTTCATACGGACCCACGGAGCGCGAGAGCACCCGGCCGGGTCATGCGTCGGGCCTCAGCAGCAGTCCGACCAGCGCGCCGCTCGCCACGTCCCGGGCACTTACGAGAATCGTTCCCGAGTTGTTGATCGCAAGCGCCTGAAGCAGGTCCCACCGCCCGTCCGGAAGGAGCTCCTCCAGCTTGTGGAAGCGGCCCGACCTCCACACGAACGGGTGCGACTCCGAGGCGTACATCCCCGACACGGCGGTGCCTACGATCTCCCCGCGGTCGTTCATGCCGGAGACGAAGACGCTCCACTCCGCGCCGATGGCGGGGGGAACGTCCGGCCTCCCGAGGTCGCGCATCCGTCCGTTCTCCCACAGGAAGACCCGGCTCTCCCCGCTGGATGAGAGCCAGGTGCCGGCGACCTGCCCGCGCTCGTTGATGGCGGACGCGATGCTCTCGCGCCCGCTCAGGGTCCCCAGGGAGACCTGCCGTCCATCGCTCCTCCAGAGAAGCGCCCGGAAGTGGTCCTTGTGCGTCCCCGCGTTGGGGATGGTCGTCCAGGAGTAGGCGGTCCCCACCACGTCTCCCGCGTCGTTCAGGTCGGCCACTCCCGCCGTGTCGTGCAAGATCCGCAGGGCCCCCGCCGTCCAGATGAAAGCGTTCTCGGTGTGGTCGTTCCCGGGGATGGAGCCGATCACCTGCTCCCTGTCGTTGATGCCCCGGACGAACAGCTCCGGCCGCGATCCCAGCGGGATCTCGAACCGCACGGGAGTCGTTCCCCGCCAGAGGAGGCCCTCCCTCCGGTTCAGCAGGCCCACCGCATTCCCGAGGTCGTTCACGTCCGTCACCGTCGCGGCGGGGAACGGATACCGCGGGTCGTCGTGCGATCCGGGAACCTCGAGCCGGGTGAAGGCCCCCGCCTCCCATCGGTACACGCCCCGGTTGCCGCTCCCGACCACCTGGCCACGGTCGTTGAGGGCCGTGGGCATGAACTCGCCCAGGTCGGGACGGCCGAACTCCACGGCCGTGTACGAGGGAGGGGCGGCCGGCTCCGCGGGTCCGCCGTCGCAGGCGGCGAACAGGAAGGAGAGGGCGGCCCCGAGGACGGCGGGGCATCTGCGAAATGGATGCATCTTCAACGGCTTCAGGTGGATGGATCGGCGTGCTGTCACCCTGGGGACGAGGACGCACCCGTCTCCGTCACCCCGGGGCGGCGGCCCCGCAGGCGGCCCTACCAGTCCCGCACCGCCCGGCCCCTCGGCTGCTGCTTCCGCAGCTTCTCCCCCTGCACCTCCGCCTCGGCGCGCTGCGCCCCTGCGAGGATCTGCTCCGCCTCCAGCGTGCTGAGGCCGCTCCCGCCGGCCGGCGCGGGATCCGGGGTCGGCGCCGGATCGGCGCCCGCCCCGCCCCCGCCCTCCTCCTCCCCCCCGCCGCCTCCGCCCCCCGAGGGCTCCTCCTCCCGCTCCAGCAGCCGCAGCGCGATCTCCAGGTTCCACTTCGCGTCGAGGTCCGCGGGATCCAGCAGCAGCGCGCGCTGGTAGGCGGCCACGGCGCGCTCCAGCCGGGGGCGCCGCTCCTCCTCCGGGACGACCCGGTGGAAGACGGGGAGGAGGTCCGCGTTCCCGCCGTTGTACGACGCCGGCTGCCGGACCCCGGGCTCGGGGG of the Longimicrobiaceae bacterium genome contains:
- a CDS encoding ABC transporter permease — protein: MSEILIVLAREFRERVRTRGFVLTTLLFPVFIGALTLLPAMSGGGGERRLVVVDEAPAGIGEYVVQSLSRPPAEGDRDAYTYHLERVEGPLDAVRGELSRRVLAEEIDGYLYLPAGVVEGNEIELRARNVANFQVERDVRVAVSQAVQAARMREQGLDVTEVSSLLRPVKVQTLRVTQQGDSAESGRSSFLLGYLLGFMVYALVLLYGINVMRSVLEEKTNRIAEVIVSSMKATHLMAGKILGVGAVALLQVSIWGAIAALAVARSGGIANRLGLPADTLGDFRVEPWILASALGFFVLGFLLYAALFAAVGAAVNSEQEAQQFQTVALLPLIAPLLFLRQVITDPLGPTATALGMIPFTAPVTMPMRLAAAAVPDWQVAVSLAGTFLAVLLMAWVAGKIYRIGILSTGKKPTLRELGHWLRAA
- a CDS encoding tetratricopeptide repeat protein, with protein sequence PAQRTGGEGGGSRRGGGASRLRVPLVVALALAAAGCNRGNRLYREGEYRRAAAEYARALARGDRSPELRYNLGTALLQLEAYDSARAHLEAASAAPEPGVRQPASYNGGNADLLPVFHRVVPEEERRPRLERAVAAYQRALLLDPADLDAKWNLEIALRLLEREEEPSGGGGGGGEEEGGGGAGADPAPTPDPAPAGGSGLSTLEAEQILAGAQRAEAEVQGEKLRKQQPRGRAVRDW